The Streptomyces sp. NBC_01142 genomic interval CGTCTCCGTCACGGCTATCTCCCTTGGTACCCGCCGGGTACAACAACCTTCCGTACCCACGTCGTTACTCCCGACGCTAGCCCCGCGCCAGCACGGTATGAGCCATGAACGAGCACAAGGATCAGCACATCGAGTGGCAGCTGCCGCGTACACCTCGCAGTGTGGGCCGGGCGCGGGCGTTGCTCGCCGCGCAGGCGCGTGACTGGAAGATCCCGGACGACGTGGCCGACACCGCCGTACTGCTGCTCAGTGAGCTGATGACCAACGCCTGCCGCCATGCCCGCGTCCCGGCCGGCCGGGCGGTCCGGGCGGCCGTTTCCCTTGTCGGCGATGTCCTGCGCGTCGAGGTCCACGACGCCAGTGACGCCCTCCCGCAGCCGCGATCCGCCGCCCCGGACGACGAATCGGGGCGCGGTCTCACCCTCGTGGCGGCGCTGGCCGACGACTGGGGGGTCGGGCCCCGGCCGTACGGCATCGGCAAGGTGGTCTGGTTCGAACTACACGGTGCGGACACGGGTTTGACGCACACCCAGCGCTGCCCGCAGCCCCGTCTCTGAGCGTCATGCAGGCCAGGCCGTGGCTGAGGCAGCGTCAACCCCGATGCCATCAAACCATCTTGGGAGAGCTCGGGATCGAGGGAAGGGCTGCGACGCGCTCATCGCCGCCGCGAAGGCCGGGTGTTGCCGTCGCGGGCGCCGTGGCCGGATTGTGAAGGAATTATGGCCGCATATCGCGCAACTGTGGTGCAGATCATGATGCGTTGTGCCTGACTTGGGTGGTTCGCGGTCATGCGGGCCGAGATTCGCCCTGGTGAGAGGCATTCCCCTCGGATAGCTTCAC includes:
- a CDS encoding ATP-binding protein gives rise to the protein MNEHKDQHIEWQLPRTPRSVGRARALLAAQARDWKIPDDVADTAVLLLSELMTNACRHARVPAGRAVRAAVSLVGDVLRVEVHDASDALPQPRSAAPDDESGRGLTLVAALADDWGVGPRPYGIGKVVWFELHGADTGLTHTQRCPQPRL